The genomic DNA AGCGGCTCCTCGACGTAGTATTCCCAGGCCTTACGGGCGCGTTCTTCCCAGGTGGCCGGAATCGCTTCGGCGGCGTTCACCTTGGCGAAGGCGGCCGAGTCGAGCGCGGCCGCTGCTGCCATCGGCGCGATGACAAAGCCGGTGGTGTCCAGGCTTTCGGGTTGTTCGTCCTGATGGGCGGTGCTTTCCACGTGATCCTCTCGGTAGTTTCGGCCATGACAGCCGCACATCCGGCCCGTGTGGGCCGAATCCGGCTCGATGCCGGTTACTTACCGGAGCGGGGTGGAAAGCGTCGGAGGATGCGATCAGATGAAGACCGGATTGGTGAGCACCGGCTTGAGCGAGACCACCTCTTCACCGACCGGGTCGAGGTTGCCTTCCTCCCGGATCAGCATGGCGCAGCGCACCGCGTCGATGATGTGGTCGTTGCCCTTGGAATAGATGATCTTGCCGTCCCGCAGGGTGTAGGTGTGGGTGGTGAACTGGTCTTCCACCTCCAGGTCGTCCGAGGGGAAAATGACCTGCTTACGCTGCAGGGCTCCGTTGATGAGGCTGGTCATCAGCTCCTTGGTCCGTTTCTTGATTTCCTTGCCGTCTCGCACCGCCAGCCGGGTCATGCCGCCGAAGTCGTATCCCTTGAGCCTGCCTTCCAGCTCCAGCCCTTTGTACTTGTCCAGCGTGAGCAATTCCTGAACCACCGCCAGACCGTTCCCGCCGTTGTCCACGCCGATGCCAGCCGGGGTGTAGTAACGCTCCAGCAGCGCGATGATCTGGGCGATGTGCGGATAGGAAACGTGTTCAAGATGCACGCGCAGGATCATCTTCAGCAGCGTCCGCTCGCCGATCTCCATCTCCTGAAATACGACGATCTCGGTGGGGTCGTTGGTGTAGCCCAGGTCGCCGCCGACCCAGAACTGCCCGCTGCGGGGAGTGAGGTTGAGCAGCATCTCCAGCCGGTCGTGGGCCGCTTCCTCGGTGTCGCAATCGCGTAGCTCGGAATCGGTGATGACGATCTTCTGATACTCCAGCAGATCCTGCCGACAGAGGTTGAACTGCTCGACATTGAAGGCCCCGTAGGAGGGCTTGCCGTGTTCACCGGCCACCTCGTGCTGCCAGCCGGAGCTGTCGCGGCCGCCGTAGAACTCCAGCAGTTCGGCTTCGCGGTCTTCGGTCCACAGGGGATTGAGCCAGGACGGCCAGCGGAACACATGGAACTGATCCGACGAGGTGAGCCGGTAATAGGTGGTGTCGCGCAGGCCGTTGGGCGTGGAGTAGATGCGCAGGGTTCCCCCGGCCTTGAGGCACTGGCGCAGCGCCTTCCAGGCCCGTTCGGTCAGCCAGGCTCCTTCATCGACCCAGACGCGGCCGACATGCAAGGACCGGAAGGCGTCGCCATAGGCCCCGGCCGGGCGGAAATAGAGAACCGAACCGTTGGTGAACTCCAGCCTGAAGTAGGGTTTGCGGTGGATCTTGGGCTTGCCGTACTTGGTCAGGGCAATGCTGTTCATCAGATCCGGGTTGGTGTCGAGCTGGAACTCGATCTCCTCGATGATGGTATCGAGGTGCCCCTGGTGCGGAGCCGCGACGAGGCCCTGGCCGCCTCGGGTGGTGAAGGCGTAATGGAGCGCGTCGGTCGAGAGAACGATGGACTTGCCCACGTCCCGGCCGTCGAGGTGGATGATGTTCTTGGCCGGGCAGCGCAGGTCCTCCACCTGATGCGGCCAATAGTCGCGGCCTGAGCCATCCCGGTTGTAGAGGTAGGCTTGCCCCCACAACACGGGATCGCTCAGGGTCGCCGCAAGTTTGCGCTCCTTGTCGGTTACCGCCATCAGTGCATTCCCGTCCTCAAGGCGCTGCCGAGGATGGTGCCCACCAGTTCCGTCAGGATCTGCTGCACAGCCAGAGTGTTCTTCCTG from Pseudodesulfovibrio thermohalotolerans includes the following:
- a CDS encoding terminase large subunit domain-containing protein — encoded protein: MAVTDKERKLAATLSDPVLWGQAYLYNRDGSGRDYWPHQVEDLRCPAKNIIHLDGRDVGKSIVLSTDALHYAFTTRGGQGLVAAPHQGHLDTIIEEIEFQLDTNPDLMNSIALTKYGKPKIHRKPYFRLEFTNGSVLYFRPAGAYGDAFRSLHVGRVWVDEGAWLTERAWKALRQCLKAGGTLRIYSTPNGLRDTTYYRLTSSDQFHVFRWPSWLNPLWTEDREAELLEFYGGRDSSGWQHEVAGEHGKPSYGAFNVEQFNLCRQDLLEYQKIVITDSELRDCDTEEAAHDRLEMLLNLTPRSGQFWVGGDLGYTNDPTEIVVFQEMEIGERTLLKMILRVHLEHVSYPHIAQIIALLERYYTPAGIGVDNGGNGLAVVQELLTLDKYKGLELEGRLKGYDFGGMTRLAVRDGKEIKKRTKELMTSLINGALQRKQVIFPSDDLEVEDQFTTHTYTLRDGKIIYSKGNDHIIDAVRCAMLIREEGNLDPVGEEVVSLKPVLTNPVFI